One stretch of Rosistilla oblonga DNA includes these proteins:
- a CDS encoding sugar transferase — protein MRSEESCLLEQPLQTAEGTLTRRDRRGGSFVGSRVAEAPPLPECLGTPWWKRGCDIVGASLLLCLLLPFLLAVACYIRIVSKGPALFFQRRVGEGGKHFNIIKFRTMDVRPEATAEHRVYVERLTTQDAPIEKPDHTNRIIPGGNFLRRNSIDEFPQLLNVLFGTMSLVGPRPDLLEIEDYEPWQLRRFAVLPGMTGLWQVSGKNRLTFREMIQLDIQYVEARSFALDLRILLKTFSVVVQQDND, from the coding sequence ATGCGAAGTGAAGAGAGCTGTCTGTTGGAACAACCTTTGCAAACGGCTGAAGGCACGCTGACCCGGCGAGATCGTCGCGGCGGTTCGTTTGTCGGCAGTCGCGTTGCAGAGGCGCCCCCGTTGCCCGAATGCCTTGGTACGCCATGGTGGAAGCGGGGGTGCGATATCGTCGGAGCTTCGCTGTTGCTGTGCCTTTTGCTCCCTTTTCTGCTCGCCGTCGCATGTTACATCCGGATCGTTTCGAAGGGACCCGCTCTCTTTTTCCAACGCCGCGTCGGTGAGGGGGGCAAGCATTTCAACATCATCAAATTCCGCACGATGGATGTTCGACCCGAAGCGACCGCCGAACACCGAGTCTACGTGGAGCGGTTGACCACGCAAGACGCTCCGATCGAAAAGCCTGATCATACGAACAGAATCATTCCCGGGGGAAACTTTCTGCGACGCAATTCGATCGACGAATTCCCCCAGCTTTTGAACGTCCTGTTCGGGACGATGAGCTTGGTCGGCCCACGCCCCGATCTGCTGGAAATCGAAGACTACGAACCCTGGCAGCTGCGACGATTTGCAGTCCTGCCCGGGATGACGGGACTCTGGCAGGTGAGCGGCAAGAACCGGCTGACGTTCCGCGAGATGATTCAATTGGACATCCAATACGTCGAAGCCCGTTCGTTTGCGTTGGACCTGCGGATCTTGTTGAAGACCTTTTCGGTCGTCGTCCAACAGGACAACGATTGA
- a CDS encoding Gfo/Idh/MocA family protein, translated as MIRVGIVGLGYWGPNLVRCFSDIEGAKVTAVCDQSRDNLCRITDHFRGVTPFESFQEMLDRDVIDAVVIATPTATHFQLASDALKHGLHVFVEKPLAKTSEECRKLIDLAEQHNRTLFVGHVFLHSAPVMKLREIIASGELGNINYISSRRLNLGPVRTDVSALYDLAPHDISMMLYLLDQQPETVTCSGFDRLNPGIHDVCNVSMKFAGNRMGMIHVSWLDPRKERVLTVVGDKKMAIYDDLEQEKIKIFDKGIDAPPPASGDFADFQMSYRYGGSYSPFVQEREPLKAECADFIRCIVDDDVPLTDGVNGLQVVEVLEAAHHSLHQGGQPVDLVAARSIATS; from the coding sequence ATGATTCGTGTTGGTATCGTTGGCCTCGGCTATTGGGGACCTAATCTGGTCCGTTGTTTTTCGGATATTGAAGGAGCCAAAGTGACGGCCGTCTGCGACCAGAGTCGCGACAACCTGTGCCGCATCACCGATCACTTCCGTGGCGTCACCCCGTTTGAGAGCTTCCAAGAGATGCTCGATCGCGATGTGATCGATGCCGTTGTGATCGCGACTCCCACGGCGACTCACTTTCAACTGGCCAGCGACGCCCTCAAGCACGGCTTGCACGTATTTGTCGAGAAGCCGCTGGCGAAGACCTCCGAAGAGTGTCGCAAGTTGATCGATCTGGCTGAACAACACAACCGCACGCTGTTTGTTGGGCACGTCTTCCTGCACAGCGCCCCGGTCATGAAGCTCCGCGAAATCATCGCCTCGGGCGAACTGGGGAACATCAATTACATCAGCAGTCGCCGGTTGAACCTGGGCCCCGTGCGGACCGATGTCAGCGCCCTGTACGACCTCGCGCCGCACGACATTTCGATGATGCTGTATCTGTTGGATCAGCAACCCGAAACCGTCACCTGCAGCGGATTCGATCGGCTCAACCCTGGGATTCACGACGTTTGCAACGTCTCGATGAAGTTCGCCGGCAACCGCATGGGAATGATCCACGTCAGCTGGTTGGACCCGCGCAAGGAGCGTGTCTTGACTGTCGTTGGCGACAAAAAAATGGCGATCTACGACGACCTGGAACAGGAGAAGATCAAGATCTTCGATAAGGGAATCGATGCGCCGCCGCCGGCCAGTGGTGACTTTGCCGATTTCCAAATGTCCTACCGCTACGGCGGCAGTTACAGCCCGTTCGTTCAGGAACGCGAACCGCTGAAAGCCGAGTGCGCGGATTTCATTCGTTGCATCGTCGACGACGACGTGCCACTGACCGATGGCGTCAACGGCTTGCAAGTCGTCGAGGTCCTCGAAGCGGCTCACCATTCGTTGCACCAGGGCGGCCAGCCGGTCGATCTGGTCGCCGCCCGATCGATTGCGACTTCTTAG
- a CDS encoding acyltransferase, which yields MHHATAIVETDTIGPETNVWAYAHVMPGAIVGNRVNIGDHAFVEGGAVIGDNVTLKNSVCVWEGITIEDDCFIGPAVTFTNDRNPRSPRMDAAAQRYAERDNWLAKTVVRRGCSIGAASTICPGLDLGTFSMIAAGSVVTRDVPAFALVMGSPARRVADVCSCGQRLPGKFDDCDCETCGETATQRVQRGFK from the coding sequence TTGCACCACGCCACTGCAATCGTTGAAACCGACACCATCGGTCCCGAAACCAACGTTTGGGCCTACGCCCATGTGATGCCCGGCGCTATCGTCGGAAACCGAGTTAACATCGGTGATCATGCGTTTGTCGAAGGAGGCGCTGTCATTGGTGACAACGTGACGCTCAAGAACAGCGTTTGCGTCTGGGAAGGGATCACGATCGAAGACGATTGTTTCATCGGCCCAGCAGTCACGTTCACCAACGATCGCAATCCCCGTTCGCCACGCATGGACGCCGCCGCGCAGCGTTACGCCGAACGGGACAACTGGTTGGCCAAGACCGTTGTTCGCCGCGGTTGTTCGATCGGCGCGGCGTCGACGATTTGCCCGGGATTGGACCTGGGAACGTTTTCGATGATCGCCGCTGGCAGCGTGGTCACTCGCGATGTTCCCGCGTTTGCGTTGGTGATGGGCTCGCCCGCCCGACGCGTCGCCGATGTCTGCAGTTGTGGTCAACGCTTGCCCGGCAAGTTCGACGATTGCGATTGCGAAACCTGTGGCGAAACGGCAACCCAACGCGTTCAACGCGGATTCAAATAG